TTGATGGCAATAAGCTTGGTCGCATGGATCTAGAACATCTTACGCTCCTCTGTATAGTATAAGTGTCAAGTGGACCTCGTCGTTATGTAGGTAATCGTGATGGAAgtgttaaatctgaattcaatgatacatagaatctaaaatactgtttttttacatatataatttaatacttaaaagaaaCAGAAAATGCCGAAtgccgaaaataaaaatagtgacaataaaatactaatatattaattattatttatggttctgtattcaataatataaaatataacattgtaataatgctcttatgattataatagtcttatctataatctatgattactgattagtgcgGTACGAGTGAAACCcgaaaaagcaggtaagtggatttcgctctgctgtacagtaagttacaagtgggtcattgtataatgggttgtattagacttgaattcaatgataaaatatcattatgtataagaaaaacgattctgagcgaagacggtttgtcagtctggatattttatattgttattatttattttatcatgtaagttgattataatattataattttttattcgtttatatggtgataaacaaagcgttagaaattaaaatcccatttttagcgttttttcgtaatttttcggtggtttttcccgtagtattaaataactattaagaaaatcggtgaaaagtaccatcttgatccaattttataaaagataaggtactatctgttgaaatcgaagcactccttctggtagaaattttgtatacaggatataaaaataaaaataaataaacaccactgTAAAACAAATAGCTtaagctcagaatctaaaattcaaaaatacactcatCTGGTCatcttaatcaaataaataaacatacatcataatattttaattatcatgaaataGGTTATAGAAGTAGcgatgaaataatgaaaattttcgCTACGCTAACCGTAAATTTCCAGCGCGCTGTAGTATTTCGCTACATTGCATATATTGTAACGACGCTATGTTAATCGCTACAGCTAAAGTAGCGTGCTACTATAGCGTCGGTACAATTAGCGTACTACTCCCGACCACTGTTTATTACTTGGTTTATATAGGTCTAGTCAAGACAGTACTTGCAAATCACCGCcacttttcgattttttttttatctatagtaaactttcctgatatctctttgaataattgaattgttcatacaaaatcggttaagtagtttttgagtaattacataattatatagtacctatatttactaCAAACATACAATTTCAACTCTCAtacctttattaatattaatttttttatttgagacAATATACACGACGATTTGATGCatatacttttagtttttaaagtgTATAAAGACTCGTATAAGACTCATCCTAATAAACACCGATACAGGTATACTGAAAGGATTATGTCTATCATCATTCGTCAAAACTCATAAGTCTTTCAatagaatacaataattatagctGTCCTGTAACCgctgttcaaaataatatgtgctttgaacaataatataacgagCGCCAAATTTTTATGATAAGTGTGATAAGACGTGATAACGTGCAGCTGTACCGTGGTGTGACCGAGTGTTGACAATGTGTGTACACAGGTGacggatattttatttaaaatctatacactatttgtttttgagttttctgtagcctgtaggtacctacactattttttattattcataaaaaaactaaactacaaaacaacaaatacatttttaacgacGAGATGAACAAGAGAAAGTATCCGTACGGCATCGATATGTGTCCCCAGCTAAAAATACATATTGGAGAGAAACAAGTCGCTAATGGAGTATTGGGACCATCCAAAATGTCCGAAATTTATGGTAAGAACACCccttaaatagataatattatggcttATGCATTTCTATTATGTCTTGTAACATTACATTAAAGGAAGTTATACGCTTAGGTACAACTGGTTTAACTAGGTAGGGTAAACATTTTGTAGTAAATGCTATATTGGCTGGCAGTGTGAGAGAAAGATaacttttatgtataaattatttttttatctatccGATTACAATCAAGTacacttaatttttcttttccccTTAAATACCCAGTGATGTTTCTGTATTCCCTCcccaataacatattttgttgaaattatttgCTATTTGCATAATGTCTACAACAATTTcacctaggtacctaacctaacctaacctacctattttttttatttaaatttaattttttcaacaaaattgcaTCAAGTTTGGCACTTTTTAATGGCACTGTTGTTGCAGAGCAGTTGTAGGTATAGCTTAGACTTTAAATCAAATATGATGACACGGCCCTGGCGACTGCGTTCTCTCTTCAACCGTACACACTGCCACTCTGTCCCAAGAGGGAGAATACCGTATCCATGCTCCCTTAACATCAGTTGGTAGAAAGATcattttcaatgtataaaaacaaattagcaCCTTTGgccttatgaaaatattttaacttacctaaatattatatggtactttatagtaaatttattttttaatatttatattattttattttatttttttgtatttttggcttttgcagaatcttaatgtacctatttttaatcttaaattaattaaatcttttttttggcaatcatacatacattttcaataatttattttaatcctgGTGGTAAGctctatttataacttataattattattaattggatTTTATCATTATAGAAAAGACTAAACAGATATTATTTCAAAGAGCAAGAGCATCTCTTGAAGCAATAGATCAGTCTGTGGTTGTGGATAAAGTTCCGCGCGACAGTAAACCATCCAAACAAATGCAGTTAACGTTTGATGGACAACTCTGCAAGcctgatattttatttgaagtatgtacctacctataaaagttaattgtattgaaattagtagtttttaattgttttattttaatatttatagaattcaAAAGTGTATAATTACAATcagaaaaaatgtaacttttgttcaaaaacagaaaaattagatttttgtgTGAAATGTGGAGAGTTATTTTGCAATATGTGTTCATTTTCCTTGTAAGTATTTatcagtatttaatttttaacatcagtttcaaaaaatctaaatctaataataaattgattcttttttttttagattttgtgaTGAAGCGAATAAAATCTGTTTAACATGTTATGAGTAGAAACGTTAATTTTTAAGAAAGAATGTGGTAAActggtaaatatttattgatttaaaattttattaaagaattattgtatattttatgtaaactttgtttgtttttatctttaaatgtactttatataacctatttttaaataattttacattgatgtataaaagtaaattattcaaCTGTTTGactgttttaaaaacatattttaaagtttaatgtaTTAACCTATTTTCTCAATAAAgctaagataatatttttaattttgcatttgttattttatgtttacaaattgtgtgtataaatatttgtatggaatatcaatatttaaaaaatgttatctagaagaaaattattataaactttttaccggcatattagttattttagccAATGCTTAATTTCCTATCCATAATTCATATTCAATTCCTTACTGCTGTTGCCCTTTGGATATAATTGACGAGCATCCTATAATTATCAGGTATCCGTGAATCTAGGTGGATTTATTTAAATCCGTAGATATTTCTATGTGTACCTTCTTGGGTTACTGGGTTTTTTTTAACCACctaattttcaaaactatttaaacaaaatCACACAATGTATGTTAATTTAGGAATgacaatatgtatttacaaattgATTCATCACACACCGCATGCCGCTCAGTATTTTCAACTACGCAATGAACACGTCCCGGCAAAGAGTGTAGACATGCAAagcatacattttatacttccTTTGTCATTGCTTTACCAGCCCATAATATTTATGTCATCAATGAGTGATTGTATCACAactgcattataaaatattaaaatctacctTTTAATTTCAATTGCATACTCTTTTCAAACAATTGACTTAATGATACTCAATACCTATACACTAAACAGTATATACCTAAAAAGATTGTCCAAAATCTAAACCGAAATTTATTCTATAAGCACAGAATAACTTTGgtctataataagtatataaattcattatattatgaatttctgttatattatgtgaatgtGATACCtttatgttatgtataaatattgccCTTAGATCATTGTGCATGTCACATCACGTCACAGCACGTCTATGCTTGTAGATTGTTGATtgatatgagaaaaaaaaaatctataaaatgtatcaaaatggcaaaatttagatttttcataaGGCAATTATAGGTCCAGAtcatcttaaaatttaaaacgggaCCGGTGGGCCCGCGATATATATAAGATATCTgatgtattagtatattatatattatcatagatctaagtagtaagtaataagtatataagtataatattataatttataatttgtatattataatagatattaccacatattacatattaagtctacaacgatataataatatattatccatgattatattattaatatgatgtgTGCACTATGCACAACCGCGCTCTATACATGAAAATCagcaaagaaaaataatatacagtccaCGTGATAACaagtttgattattatattttgttatcggCTAATATTTACAACGCGACTGGTAAATGTGTAATTATCAATAAGTTTCGTTTTCATACTTTCATATTCGTTACagtatttagaaaattaattgttaatagttcatagtttattttattaaatattaaatttattcctTAGgtcaaaaacaaatgaaaatgttcTCGTCATTGAAACATCTAAGTAAACCCACATCGGGTTGGTTCTCATACACTTTAAGCTTGTCAACTCTCCATTATTGAATGTTATTTGTTCCAGACTTTACCAGTCGATTTATGTCCTCTCAAGTAAAAACCGCCGTTGTCATGTTAAACATGGGTGGGCCGCAACACGTAGACCAAGTGCATGGCTATTTGCATCGCATAATGACCGATCGAGACATGATGCAGTTACCTTTTCAAAAGTGAATGTcagaataattatttcaaaggAAATCAACATTTATGACTGCTTTGTATTTTTACAGCACCTTGGGACCATATATCGCCAGGAGAAGAACTTCAGAAGTTCAGAAGAAATATGCCGAAATTGGTGGGGGATCACCTATTTTAAAGTGGACCAACCTTCAAGTAAGATTGTtcagatacctattataagacaGGGgataatttgaaacaaaattctattttagGGTAAATTGATGTGTGAAAAATTAGACAAAATATCACCTAGTACTGCTCCACATAAACATTATGTTGCATTTAGATATGTTGAACCATTAACGGAAAGTACTTTTGAACAAGTACAAAAGTATGTATTAACCTCacgttgattattaattttattgcgctaaacataatgtatatttatatttttagagatgGTGCTGATAGAGTTGTACTGTTTTCACAATATCCTCAATACAGCTGTGCTACGAGTGGTTCAAGTTTTAATGCCATTTATTcatatttccaaaaaaagtaTACTATACACAagtcctaataataatatcctgcTAAACAAATATTCTGCCTTAGAACATTtccagaaaatttaaaattgagcaTTATTGATCGATGGGCCACACATCCATTGTTAATCAAGGCAATTGGTTCAAGAATCTCAGATGAAATCAAACAATTTCCTGAAAGTGATAGAGATGATGTTGTCATCTTATTTTCAGCTCATTCTTTACCTCTGAAGGTAATATACTAAAGTTATTTTAGCTTTTATTGACAAGAGTCTGGGTAGtgtagtaaaattgtttttttatatgtacctatttataatctGCAGTATTGGATTACATCATGGTTATACATTAACAAGTTGaaaagtaaaagtatttttccTCGTCAACTTTTAACcctaatgataattttttttatgggttGACTTAAAATTGAGTTAAATTCCATACAagtaatatgattatgtatctTTAGCTTATAATTCAGTACCATAAACTAGGATActtgtacatattaataatttttatttgttagttaaatGTGATGCTCAAACAACAAATGCTATTCTCAGTTATTAATGATAGTATCATGAAAAATGCTGGATTGAATAGAAATCAAGTTTTAGGCACTATGCTCACCTGTATATCTAATATTGATGTTTTATAAATGCggaatgctataatatatttgctcataaatatcaattttgGATGCAGCCTAGTTGAGACTAGGATTGTttgtatttctttaaaattttttatttatattaatagaaagtagaaactattaataattttaaattttaaaattataggtattgttttaaagtttcaTCCAGATGTTTAGTTCTTTTTGGAGAtacaaaagaaaatgtatagCTGCTagccaattttttaatttaaacaaaagctatagttaaattattgttttttaggttcagaataattatttacaatatcttAAGAATTCttgagaaaatattaaattactcaaTGTTACAAATATTAACAGATACtcaatgttaaatacttaaatgtttgattgtgatttactaatttatgaataatcataaatcatgctgtagttatataataacaaactataCTCCGTTCAGGTTAAGATTAAACCGGCTTCACGCATGCAGACTGAGCCGCCGAACAGTGCCTGACCCCCTATGCGATGGCTATGCGTTCTGTGATTGGCCGTCGTCGATCATCGGCGCTACGCTCCTACCAATGTCCGAAATGCGCGAAAAAAACGTGCTTGGGTCGAGCCGTCGGTTCACAATCTTAATCTGAACGGAGTATACTgggtatagagtatagactatctCTTTCTAAAATGTCGACTTTTTAACAATCTATAGCTGGGTTATGCAGGAAattcagtttatattttaatttgtctatGAGAATTACAAGTTatcttgttaaaatatatatttatctgataaatgttatgtttaattattgagGCTGTTAACCGAGGAGATGCTTATCCTTCAGAGGTAAGCTCAACAGTGCACGCAGTGATGGAAGAATTAGGTTATGCTTATCCCTATGCATTAGTTTGGCAGTCTAAAGTTGGTCCATTGCCTTGGTTGGGACCATTCACCGATGATGCATTAAAaggttttaaactaatattttaatctatgtaAAGTGtgcttatttaaaatatgtacattatatttgtttttttacatcttatggtttttatttaaaggTTATGTGAAGCAAGGcaaaaagaattttattttagtacctattgcATTTGTTAATGAACATATTGAGACATTACATGAGCTtgatattgaatattgtaaagAACTCGGAGAAGAagtaagatatttaaattttagaatacaGAATTAACAGTAGTTAAATAacagaatattaaaaacaaactgaatatttaatgttttataatattattgataaatgctTTTAATTTTCAGCTAGGAGTCAAAAATATCCGTAGAGCTGCTGCACCTAATGACCATCCTTTGTTTATTGATGGTATTGCTGATATAGTGTCGCAACATCTCCGAGAAAACAAACCTGTTAGTCCAAAATTTCTCTTAAGATGTGCACATTGTATTAGTTCTCGTTGTTACGAATCCAAACAGTGGTTTTCAAGTGTCTGCAAGtcgaaataatttagtatatgtGGTGTAATTGTATCAAAGTCAATGATAGTATTAATGGGAAATGGAAATTTTACAGTTCAATAAAAGTTGTTTACACAGGTTTAGAATTTtgttttctaatataatttgtattttataataataattatataaattatacaaaatcacTTTTATacaaagaaaattgtttttaaaacttattcgAATAGGGACTATACAAATATTAGTGTTGATGCCATTTttgtatgtttgttttttttttttattacaaaaaaatcaattattctacaaacatgttttgttatttaaagcAAACATGATGTATATTTACGATTgagaaaaagttttaaaaaaggaAAGAATAGAAGTGTCATTGCACTTGTCTGGTTAATTTCTTTTAGAAAATTCATATTGAAAAATCACAGACCttcagttaaaattaattaaaaatttaagcatTTAAGCCCTTctagaaattttttattatataatatatatatatatatacatacatacacatacacaaatatatatattatatatacatgcatatataaatatagtgtatTTGAAAAGAGAAACatcacgtgtacctatatataagggTAATAGAGAACATCTGAACATTGGCACAGTTATTTTGGGCGTTtttgtagttattaattatattatacatacataaatatataatgttattatatatacaatatacatatatatatataaataaaatgagaaCAAGATGTGATAGAATATTGTTTTACCATCTTTTAGTGATATTTTAAAACGAGTTCTGTATATGATTATACACAAACCTTATCCAGTCAATTACAGATGACTAGCCCATTGGGTTAATCAAAacctgaaaaaaatgtacatacatataataaacgTTAAAcacttcattattattacaattacacAACATACCAGGAGGTAAAGGAGGATGGGCGTCATTTGCACCCGCTGCTGaattatttgtatcattataGTTGAGGAAGTCCCAAATAAGTATTGTATCATCATGTGAAGAGCTGACTATTTGGAACTCGTCAAACTGGAGTCGAAACACTCGTCCCGAGTGCTCCTGCCGGACAAAAATTCCTCCTCTCTCAATCACGAAAAAACAACAAATCATAAAAGTGAACGTAGTGCAAAACGCTTACCATAAGTGTACGTAGACATAAAGTAGATGCTGGCGCTCTGGGATCTAAAGCTGCTACTAAATTCCATACTttgattttcctaaaaaaaatataaaattgtgttacataaatatatcataaattaggcataaaaaaaataaatatattcaagatTTTATGATACATTAAGTATACGagaatataatctatataaaactCTTACCCATCATATGCGCCACTGACAATTCTTTTACTATCGAATCTAATGCATCGTACTAGTTCTTCATGGCCCTCAAGTACTCTCAAACAAGCACCATATTCAATATCCCAcaacctaaaattataaataaaaaaattatttaataaaacaatgtttcatagcaatagattaatataattgttttcataaatacCTGATGGTATTATCGGAACTTCCACTAACTACTAATCGATCTCTATATTGAAGACAGGCAATACCACGTTTGTGACCATTAAGGGTACGTACAAACTCACAGCTTGATGTATTCCATACTTTAATAGTACGGTCTCCAGAAGCTGATACGATGTATTTATCATCAAAATCTACAACATTTACTGCAGCTCGGTGACCAACTAAGACACGCCGCAAAGTCATTTCACTAGCTGACACCATATCCCATACAGCTATTGATCGATccttcaatataaaataagttacaTATTAGAGACTtacttatattacaatacaacaATCTAGGAATTACTTTTGAACAAGTGACCATCATATTGTTGCTAAACCTTAAATGTAAGACTGCTTCACAATGGTGTATTAGAGTATTGACCATTTCACCAGTAACAACATTCCATACACGAACTGTACTATCGCTGGAACCACTCACAATCACTTTGTCGTCATATTGCAAACATAAAACTGACCCGGTATGGCCAGTTAATACCTAAACAAAATTAAGTTGgttgtatatttcaatattttaaaaggcCGAAATTGATATTCATTACCTTAACACATTCTAATGTATTTCTATCCcatatttttatggtattatCACGTAAACCTGAGACAATTTTATTGTCATCATATTGTAAACAGTATACACCTTTGGAGTTTTCTGATCGGCAATTTATCCTTTGTAATAGAAAATGGCCAGTTCGCCAATTTGATTCTATACTCTGAAAAGAATATAATACCATCactttagttaaaatatattgattccAAGTGTAAAGTAGAGATAGAaaccaaatattttagataGATTCCATACTAACATACtgagtatgtatatattattaagtgtgctatttgttttgttttattattattattattattacttgaagTATAAAATGCAATTCTGGAGGAAAGTTAGAAGCATTAAGAGGAAGTTACATTAAGATggcccatgcatttgttgtctccatcttacacacgTATGACATGGCAAATTTTCGTCCACTATTAAAACTagtgctgttggttttgatattagattgattttacctattatcaaacttaaaggtaagaaaattatttgtgtttaagTGTCGACTTTTAGgcttatattcaatattttaatatttatgcgagatatgagcatttttcatttgtaatatTTCACATAGTCATATCTtgctagaaaattaaaatatctgaaaaattgatgacacagataattttcttacctaaaagtttgataataggttaatCAACTCtattatcaaaactaacagcacactattcaAACTAGTGAACAACAATTTGTTATGTCATTCgtttgtaagactgagacaacaaaCGAGTGGGAAGCGTCCTCTT
This portion of the Acyrthosiphon pisum isolate AL4f chromosome A1, pea_aphid_22Mar2018_4r6ur, whole genome shotgun sequence genome encodes:
- the LOC100160131 gene encoding apoptosis regulatory protein Siva-like (The RefSeq protein has 1 substitution compared to this genomic sequence); translated protein: MNKRKYPYGIDMCPQLKIHIGEKQVANGVLGPSKMSEIYEKTKQILFQRARASLEAIDQSVVVDKVPRDSKPSKQMQLTFDGQLCKPDILFENSKVYNYNQKKCNFCSKTEKLDFCVKCGELFCNICSFSLFCDEANKICLTCYE
- the LOC100166937 gene encoding beta-TrCP isoform X1 codes for the protein MDRDNVTAMETDKIVDDDIGSPQYPPMTILYDPTIKKDSTTNGVASPQFANEQELCLMYFDKWSEQHQIDFVEHLLARMCHYQHGHIDTYLKPMLQRDFISLLPKKGLDHVAENILSYLDAESLYAAELVCKEWYRVISEGMLWKKLIERKVRTDSLWRGLAERRGWIQNLFKPKPGEHHPDHFSYRALFPKIIQDIESIESNWRTGHFLLQRINCRSENSKGVYCLQYDDNKIVSGLRDNTIKIWDRNTLECVKVLTGHTGSVLCLQYDDKVIVSGSSDSTVRVWNVVTGEMVNTLIHHCEAVLHLRFSNNMMVTCSKDRSIAVWDMVSASEMTLRRVLVGHRAAVNVVDFDDKYIVSASGDRTIKVWNTSSCEFVRTLNGHKRGIACLQYRDRLVVSGSSDNTIRLWDIEYGACLRVLEGHEELVRCIRFDSKRIVSGAYDGKIKVWNLVAALDPRAPASTLCLRTLMEHSGRVFRLQFDEFQIVSSSHDDTILIWDFLNYNDTNNSAAGANDAHPPLPPGFD
- the LOC100169012 gene encoding uncharacterized protein LOC100169012, translated to MKMFSSLKHLSKPTSDFTSRFMSSQVKTAVVMLNMGGPQHVDQVHGYLHRIMTDRDMMQLPFQNTLGPYIARRRTSEVQKKYAEIGGGSPILKWTNLQGKLMCEKLDKISPSTAPHKHYVAFRYVEPLTESTFEQVQKDGADRVVLFSQYPQYSCATSGSSFNAIYSYFQKKTFPENLKLSIIDRWATHPLLIKAIGSRISDEIKQFPESDRDDVVILFSAHSLPLKAVNRGDAYPSEVSSTVHAVMEELGYAYPYALVWQSKVGPLPWLGPFTDDALKGYVKQGKKNFILVPIAFVNEHIETLHELDIEYCKELGEELGVKNIRRAAAPNDHPLFIDGIADIVSQHLRENKPVSPKFLLRCAHCISSRCYESKQWFSSVCKSK
- the LOC100169012 gene encoding uncharacterized protein LOC100169012 isoform X1 gives rise to the protein MKMFSSLKHLNFTSRFMSSQVKTAVVMLNMGGPQHVDQVHGYLHRIMTDRDMMQLPFQNTLGPYIARRRTSEVQKKYAEIGGGSPILKWTNLQGKLMCEKLDKISPSTAPHKHYVAFRYVEPLTESTFEQVQKDGADRVVLFSQYPQYSCATSGSSFNAIYSYFQKKTFPENLKLSIIDRWATHPLLIKAIGSRISDEIKQFPESDRDDVVILFSAHSLPLKAVNRGDAYPSEVSSTVHAVMEELGYAYPYALVWQSKVGPLPWLGPFTDDALKGYVKQGKKNFILVPIAFVNEHIETLHELDIEYCKELGEELGVKNIRRAAAPNDHPLFIDGIADIVSQHLRENKPVSPKFLLRCAHCISSRCYESKQWFSSVCKSK
- the LOC100166937 gene encoding beta-TrCP isoform X2, producing the protein MDRDNVTAMETDKIVDDDIGSPQYPPMTILYDPTIKKDSTTNGVASPQFANEQELCLMYFDKWSEQHQIDFVEHLLARMCHYQHGHIDTYLKPMLQRDFISLLPKKGLDHVAENILSYLDAESLYAAELVCKEWYRVISEGMLWKKLIERKVRTDSLWRGLAERRGWIQNLFKPKPGEHHPDHFSYRALFPKIIQDIESIESNWRTGHFLLQRINCRSENSKGVYCLQYDDNKIVSGLRDNTIKIWDRNTLECVKVLTGHTGSVLCLQYDDKVIVSGSSDSTVRVWNVVTGEMVNTLIHHCEAVLHLRFSNNMMVTCSKDRSIAVWDMVSASEMTLRRVLVGHRAAVNVVDFDDKYIVSASGDRTIKVWNTSSCEFVRTLNGHKRGIACLQYRDRLVVSGSSDNTIRLWDIEYGACLRVLEGHEELVRCIRFDSKRIVSGAYDGKIKVWNLVAALDPRAPASTLCLRTLMHSGRVFRLQFDEFQIVSSSHDDTILIWDFLNYNDTNNSAAGANDAHPPLPPGFD
- the LOC100166937 gene encoding beta-TrCP isoform X3: MVLVEQYPPMTILYDPTIKKDSTTNGVASPQFANEQELCLMYFDKWSEQHQIDFVEHLLARMCHYQHGHIDTYLKPMLQRDFISLLPKKGLDHVAENILSYLDAESLYAAELVCKEWYRVISEGMLWKKLIERKVRTDSLWRGLAERRGWIQNLFKPKPGEHHPDHFSYRALFPKIIQDIESIESNWRTGHFLLQRINCRSENSKGVYCLQYDDNKIVSGLRDNTIKIWDRNTLECVKVLTGHTGSVLCLQYDDKVIVSGSSDSTVRVWNVVTGEMVNTLIHHCEAVLHLRFSNNMMVTCSKDRSIAVWDMVSASEMTLRRVLVGHRAAVNVVDFDDKYIVSASGDRTIKVWNTSSCEFVRTLNGHKRGIACLQYRDRLVVSGSSDNTIRLWDIEYGACLRVLEGHEELVRCIRFDSKRIVSGAYDGKIKVWNLVAALDPRAPASTLCLRTLMEHSGRVFRLQFDEFQIVSSSHDDTILIWDFLNYNDTNNSAAGANDAHPPLPPGFD